In Colletotrichum destructivum chromosome 8, complete sequence, the following proteins share a genomic window:
- a CDS encoding Putative CDP-alcohol phosphatidyltransferase: MGAATSEKSASAECISDDALIHLKSYKYSAVDKSPISNYILRPYWNAAVELLPLWLAPNMVTLLGFFFILGNIGLLVVFMPDLVGPGPSWLYFSFAFGLFMYQTMDNLDGKQARRTGTSSGLGELFDHGIDSLNCTLASLLETAAMGLGTSKSGVFTALVPCLPMFFSTWETYHTHTLYLGRINGPTEGILIACSFMVVSGIYGPGIWTEPIINILGDKAEQHLFGFHYLLGDYSIRDIWIAMIVFSLFATHIPFCVLHVIQARRARGEPVAPVFLEWTPMTVYTLAIGAWVYSPYSAIRSDNHLVLFCFIMAFVFGRLTTKMILAHLTKQPFPYWTVMLVPLVGGAVFANLPHLGFPVVSAQNELYYLYGYLVFSAVVYFRWAYLVITSICNFLGINALTIPKEKQLANKQALAAAKAPPLTNGLLNGMKKD; encoded by the exons ATGGGCGCCGCGACGTCAGAAA AGTCGGCATCTGCCGAATGCATCTCGGACGATGCCCTCATCCACCTCAAGTCCTACAAGTACTCGGCCGTCGACAAGTCGCCCATCTCCAACTACATCCTCCGACCCTAC TGGAATGCCGCTGTTGAGCTCTTGCCGCTATGGCTGGCCCCGAATATGGTCACCCTGTTaggcttcttcttcatcctcggAAACATCGGCCTTCTAGTCGTCTTCATGCCTGACTTGGTCGGACCG GGCCCGTCGTGGCTATACTTCAGCTTCGCCTTCGGCCTGTTCATGTACCAGACCATGGATAACCTCGACGGCAAGCAGGCGCGACGCACCGGCACTTCgagcggcctcggcgagctcttcGACCACGGCATCGACTCGCTCAACTGCACACTGGCCAGCCTTctcgagaccgccgccaTGGGTCTCGGCACCTCCAAGTCTGGCGTCTTCACCGCCCTCGTGCCCTGCCTGCCTATGTTCTTTTCGACCTGGGAGACGTACCACACCCACACCCTGTACCTGGGCAGGATCAACGGTCCTACCGAGGGCATCCTGATCGCCTGCAGCTTCATGGTCGTCTCGGGCATCTACGGCCCCGGCATCTGGACCGagcccatcatcaacatccttggcgacaaggccgagcAGCATCTCTTTGGCTTCCACTACCTGCTAGGCGACTACTCCATCCGTGACATCTGGATCGCCATGATTGTCTTCTCGCTCTTCGCTACTCACATCCCCTTCTGCGTCCTTCACGTCATCCAGGCCCGTCGCGCCCGCGGCGAGCCCGTTGCAcccgtcttcctcgagtGGACGCCCATGACGGTCTACACCCTCGCTATCGGCGCCTGGGTGTACTCGCCGTACTCGGCCATCCGTAGCGACAAccacctcgtcctcttctgtTTCATCATGGCCTTTGTCTTTGGCCGCCTGACCACCAAGATGATCCTCGCCCATCTGACGAAGCAGCCTTTCCCCTACTGGACCGTCATGCTTGTgcccctcgtcggcggtgctgTGTTTGCCAACCTCCCGCACCTGGGTTTCCCTGTTGTCAGCGCCCAGAACGAGCTGTACTACCTGTACGGCTacctcgtcttctccgcTGTTGTGTACTTCCGCTGGGCGTACTTGGTCATTACCAGCATCTGCAACTTCCTTGGCATTAACGCTCTCACCATTCCTAAGGAGAAGCAGCTAGCAAACAAGCAGGCACTTGCTGCGGCCAAGGCACCGCCTCTGACCAACGGCCTCCTGAACGGAATGAAGAAGGACTAG
- a CDS encoding Putative F-box domain-containing protein, whose protein sequence is MESASIRDQKMVWIFFLAALLHPLTILSIYLVSFRKPRSGLHRSRNVKAIPLSSASPKLLELPADLLHVIIDHLDLAAEFHLSQTCRALRQLTHRDWKTIIPCLPYREQLPFYIGLAYTRPDHWACERCCRLHRIPNISLAPRFGQSQTCEIRTDWTWPEDPTDLWHEASPRIVGDRFLLRKKTYVPIWTSVAAVNVCPHAILVSAGGHGMIPFLADRFCNPEYVRDEFERALRNLGREVSGHCNYCPTDYSVVASVDECTVTAWYDFGSYELVRYYMWMTHCESPSHWLLNLDKLAIRHVPGSVRELYFRDLKEEE, encoded by the exons ATGGAATCCGCCTCTATCAGAGACCAAAAGATGGTCTGGATCTTTTTTCTGGCGGCGCTTCTGCATCCCTTAACAATCCTCTCGATATATCTGGTGTCCTTCCGAAAACCACGCTCCGGACTACATAGATCACGAAATGTGAAAGCAATACCACTGTCGTCTGCATCACCAAAACTCCTTGAACTCCCAGCCGACCTACTTCacgtcatcatcgaccacctcgacctcgcggcTGAGTTTCACCTCTCGCAGACCTGCCGGGCCCTACGACAGCTGACGCACAGAGACTGGAAGACCATCATCCCCTGTCTCCCGTACCGAGAGCAACTCCCTTTCTACATCGGCCTCGCCTACACCAGGCCGGACCACTGGGCCTGCGAGCGCTGCTGCCGGCTGCACCGAATTCCCAATATCTCTCTGGCGCCACGCTTTGGGCAGTCGCAGACCTGCGAGATACGAACTGACTGGACTTGGCCGGAGG ATCCTACAGACTTGTGGCACGAGGCGTCGCCAAGGATAGTCGGTGACAGGTTCCTCCTCCGCAAGAAGACGTATGTCCCGATCTGGACCTCGGTCGCGGCAGTCAACGTCTGCCCGCACGCGATACTTGTTTCGGCCGGTGGCCACGGTATGATCCCGTTTCTTGCGGATCGGTTCTGCAACCCCGAGTACGTCAGAGACGAGTTCGAGCGGGCGCTCCGCAATCTCGGGCGGGAGGTCTCCGGACATTGCAACTACTGCCCCACGGACTACAGTGTCGTGGCCTCGGTCGACGAGTGTACCGTCACGGCTTGGTATGATTTCGGATCGTACGAGCTCGTGAGGTACTACATGTGGATGACGCACTGCGAGTCCCCCTCGCATTGGCTTCTCAACTTGGATAAGCTAGCAATACGCCACGTCCCTGGCAGTGTTCGGGAGCTGTATTTCAGGGACTTGAAGGAAGAGGAGTAA
- a CDS encoding Putative P-loop containing nucleoside triphosphate hydrolase, giving the protein MSFGLGVINCKTICLTQLPPAIGLLGRVNPNCSVLPLVPSRNASLVRLPPLHSVKSKVLHGKLTKLKSSLGAVIRVRRSVTETETEAIASKMPLPMRLPPDGALAFTNAHVAIRACSGSGKISLILNLLQMMEEREGKIELDGIDVSTLVPAELRSRFKFVSQYFFLMPGNVHFDIDSLGACLDDADISWALEKLAVVISSETKATWIRSLGIDAESLTQSIVDTEFGGCTVLAVMHLPAHVALNNRVALIGDGELLESGEPYFLIFDEGKFSELHRLNRNLSENSPLRLD; this is encoded by the exons ATGTCGTTCGGC CTTGGCGTCATCAACTGTAAGACCATATGCCTTACACAACTCCCTCCAGCAATCGGGCTTTTGGGGAGAGTCAACCCGAACT GTTCTGTTCTACCACTCGTGCCATCACGGAATGCGTCTCTTGTTCGACTACCTCCGCTCCACTCTGTCAAATCCAAAGTTCTACATGGAAAACTG ACCAAGCTTAAGTCCAGCTTAGGGGCGGTCATAAGGGTCCGGCGCTCTGTGACGGAGACTGAGACTGAAGCGATTGCTAGCAAGATGCCGCTGCCCATGAGGTTGCCGCCAGACGGGGCATTGGCGTTTACCAACGCG CACGTTGCCATACGTGCTTGTTCGGGCAGTGGCAAGATCTCACTCATTCTCAATTTGCTGCAAATGatggaagaaagagagggaaaaatCGAGTTAGATGGCATAGACGTGTCAACACTGGTGCCAGCTGAGCTCCGTTCCCGTTTCAAGTTTGTATCTCAATACTTCTTTCTGATGCCCGGCAACGTTCATTTCGACATCGATTCTCTCGGCGCGTGCTTGGACGACGCAGATATATCTTGGGCTCTGGAAAAATTGGCTGTTGTAATATCGTCCGAAACCAAGGCGACTTGGATCAGGAG CCTGGGTATCGATGCAGAATCGCTCACGCAGAGCATTGTCGACACGGAGTTCGGCGGCTGCACGGTGCTGGCTGTTATGCACCTACCAGCGCACGTAGCTCTTAACAACAGAGTTGCGTTGATTGGTGATGGGGAGCTTTTGGAATCTGGCGAGCCATATTTCTTGATTTTTGACGAGGGCAAGTTTTCCGAGCTACACAGGCTGAACAGAAACTTATCTGAGAATTCGCCTCTCCGTCTCGATTGA